GGTAGAAGATGTCGCCGAATCCCGATAAAGAATCGATGCCTTCCTGGATGCGGGCGCCGCCGGAGTCGTTGAGGCCGACGAGGGGCGCGCCCATCTTGACGGCCAGCTCCTGCACCTTGCAGATCTTGGCGGCGTGCATTTCGCCGAGCGAACCGCCGACGACGGTGAAGTCCTGGGCGAACACGTACACGAGGCGGCCGTCGACCGAACCGTAGCCGGTCACGACGCCTTCGCCCGGAGCTTCTTCCTTCTCCATGCCGAAGTAGGTGCAGCGGTGATGGACGAATTGGTCGAGTTCCACGAAGGTGCCGGGGTCGAGAAGCTTCCCGATGCGCTCGCGGGCGGTCATCTTGCCGCTGGCGTGCTGTTTCTCGGTCCGTTTGACGCCGCCGCCCTGTTTGACTTTTTCCTGGCGGGCTTTGAGATCCCGGATCTTCTCCTGAATAGTAGCCAATGTTACACCTCCAACAGAAAGTCTATAGAAATATCCTTATAACACTTTGTCAGCCTTGAGTCTTCGAACCTGCCCGGACGACAATCCCAATAGCTGCGTTAAAATCTCCTCGGTGTGCTGGCCGAGCATGGGGGCGGGGGTATCGACGCTGCCGGGGGTGGCCGACATTTTGATGGGCACGCCGGCCATTTTGACCGGCCCGGCGACAGGGTGGTCTGTTTCGACGATCATTTCGCGGAAGATGATCTGCGGGTCGGCGACGACTTT
This Sporomusaceae bacterium DNA region includes the following protein-coding sequences:
- a CDS encoding CoA transferase yields the protein KVVADPQIIFREMIVETDHPVAGPVKMAGVPIKMSATPGSVDTPAPMLGQHTEEILTQLLGLSSGQVRRLKADKVL